The proteins below are encoded in one region of Chaetodon trifascialis isolate fChaTrf1 chromosome 11, fChaTrf1.hap1, whole genome shotgun sequence:
- the LOC139338778 gene encoding collectin-12-like: MKDDFADEEEVQSFGYKRFGIQEGTECTKCKNDWALRAAIALLYVLCALLTIAVAVLGYKVVQKMDNVTEGMQNYGGKINAVETDLKKLDYQAGEKSVNATSEIKTFKSDLEALQNQLNDIALRATRNRDMLDDLRITGDDMQNGHVSLQSFLEGNTASLRGVNQTLASYSGMIDNLQTDTARLQTEIQSQVKVQSQTQVSVSALNITQSQQRNLLSTLQKTVEDTGQAVQKLKNDYQGLQQTARQTRSDTDWLKEKVQNLQVLAANNSALARSNGEALDDLGAQLSTLASQIQNASTLTEGHDQSLHELMDHQRDHDNATSSKFDEMEARLDRHENDMDRVTGNVSFATQLLGAISTDLNGLRSCAETVMRHSDLILGLNNSVTEAKADSKDLRTQQDELTARLDKEVSSLSMVMEEMKLVDSKHSQLITNFTILQGPPGPRGPKGDKGPQGPVGQSGQKGDKGDKGMPGLVGPKGEKGAAGPPGVTGPKGASGARGFPGAKGSRGSGGRPGIPGEKGDPGTSGLPGRDGQPGMPGPQGPQGPRGAAGPAGLEGPRGPVGPIGPPGPPGLPGIPAPVPPPLSKPPTSTEVPEPPKPPQPPKPPQPQKPPQPQKPVEEQQSSVSRQVQPPVATTPAPGCPPQFRRFGDSCYYFSSGSQRLNFDESTLFCSNMSSHMLIINDIEEQQFVRNAIAGKGYFWLGLTDREEENVWKWVDGTLPAFKRWKPGQPDNWTHGHEEGEDCAGLIHNANWNDFYCTDRIGFICERVSDCHESSSFIASIEDIVSCLWESGEEVEAEDARIMKDKRRSSRCLEDSEKASSGKAKSVVAKTPAMPLFTTNPFDQDVEKATSEMNTAEDWGLILDICDKIGQSRTGPKECLRSIMRRVNHKDPHVAMQALTLLGACVSNCGKIFHLEVCSREFASEVSNVLNKGHPKVCEKLKALMVEWAEDFRNDPQLSLISAMIKNLREQGVTFPAVGSQAAEQAKASPALVAKDPSTSTNKKEEEDLAKAIELSLKEQRQQPQTTLSSLYPSTSGLLSSHKSDGRKVRAIYDFEAAEDNELTFKSGEIITILDDSDPNWWKGETYQGVGLFPSNFVTADLTAEPEMMKTEKKTVQFSEEIQVETIEPEQEPVYIDEDKMDQLLQMIQSADPTDNQSDSVELLQLEGACNQMGPLIDQKLEDIDRKHSELSELNVKVMEALSLYAKLMNEDPVYAMYAKLQSQQYYMQQPASAAQQVYPGQPASGSYAMSGTAVQGYTVPMEQLPAGTPIPGQPAPSDVHMYMGQPPVYTAAPGSMAPADVQSYQNPATVSGPAPGTTPAGMTQTPNYSTPPGSSIAPSSDVSQAPYSEKALL, translated from the exons GAATTCAGGAGGGTACGGAGTGCACcaagtgtaaaaatgactgGGCCTTGAGGGCGGCCATTGCACTGCTCTATGTGCTCTGTGCCCTGCTCACCATAGCAGTGGCTGTCCTTGGATACAAAG TGGTCCAGAAAATGGACAATGTCACAGAGGGCATGCAGAATTATGGAGGCAAGATCAATGCTGTGGAGACAGACTTAAAGAAACTAG aTTATCAGGCAGGAGAGAAGTCTGTTAACGCCACAAGTGAAATCAAGACTTTCAAGTCAGATCTGGAGGCATTACAGAACCAACTGAATGATATTGCCCTCAGGGCAACCAGAAACAGAGACATGCTGGATGATCTGCGGATCACAGGAGATGACATGCAAAACGGCCACGTCTCCCTGCAGAGTTTTCTAGAAGGAAACACTGCCTCACTGCGTGGGGTCAACCAGACCCTGGCCTCCTACAGTGGCATGATTGACAACCTCCAGACAGACACTGCACGGCTccagacagagatacagagcCAGGTCAAAGTGCAGAGCCAGACTCAGGTTAGTGTCAGTGCCCTGAATATCACCCAGTCCCAGCAGCGTAATCTGCTCAGCACGCTGCAGAAGACCGTGGAAGACACAGGCCAGGCAGTACAGAAACTGAAGAATGACTATCAGGGTCTGCAGCAGACGGCCAGGCAGACACGATCTGACACAGACTGGCTGAAGGAAAAGGTCCAGAACCTCCAGGTTTTGGCAGCCAACAACTCAGCCCTGGCCCGGTCCAATGGAGAAGCTCTGGATGACTTGGGGGCTCAGCTCAGCACACTAGCTAGCCAGATCCAGAACGCCTCAACTCTAACTGAGGGGCATGACCAGAGCCTGCATGAGCTGATGGACCACCAGAGAGACCACGATAACGCCACCTCATCTAAGTTTGACGAGATGGAAGCACGACTAGACCGACATGAGAATGACATGGACCGTGTGACTGGAAACGTGAGCTTTGCCACGCAGCTCCTGGGCGCAATCAGCACAGACCTGAATGGCCTGAGGTCCTGTGCTGAGACAGTGATGAGACACTCAGACCTGATACTTGGCCTGAacaacagtgtgacagaagcCAAGGCAGATAGCAAAGACCTGCGTACCCAGCAAGATGAGCTGACCGCCAGGTTAGACAAAGAGGTCAGCAGCCTCTctatggtgatggaggagatgaagctGGTGGATAGCAAGCACTCACAGCTCATCACCAACTTCACCATCCTGCAGG GTCCACCAGGTCCAAGAGGCCCCAAGGGTGACAAGGGTCCCCAGGGACCAGTTGGCCAGTCAGGACAAAAGGGTGATAAAGGAGATAAAGGGATGCCAGGCTTGGTGGGACCTAAAGGAGAGAAGGGTGCTGCTGGACCTCCAGGTGTGACCGGGCCAAAGGGTGCAAGTGGGGCTCGAGGTTTTCCAGGGGCTAAAGGGTCGAGAGGATCTGGAGGTCGACCTGGAATCCCTGGTGAAAAAGGTGACCCTGGGACTTCGGGGCTGCCTGGTCGGGATGGACAGCCAGGGATGCCAGGACCCCAAGGGCCACAGGGtcccagaggagcagcaggaccTGCAGGGTTGGAGGGACCTCGTGGCCCTGTTGGACCCATTGGCCCTCCTGGGCCTCCGGGACTACCAGGAATACCTGCGCCTGTACCTCCACCGCTGTCAAAACCTCCTACGtcaacagaggtccctgaaccTCCCAAACCACCTCAACCTCCCAAACCACCTCAACCTCAAAAACCACCTCAACCTCAAAAACCAGTAGAGGAACAACAAAGCTCTGTGTCCCGGCAGGTCCAGCCCCCTGTGGCCACCACTCCAGCACCTG GTTGCCCACCTCAGTTCAGAAGGTTTGGAGACAGCTGCTATTACTTCTCCTCCGGTTCTCAGAGGCTCAACTTTGACGAATCCACCCTCTTTTGTTCTAACATGTCATCTCATATGCTCATTATTAACGACATTGAGGAACAG CAATTCGTAAGAAATGCAATTGCAGGAAAAGGCTATTTCTGGCTGGGCCTTAccgacagggaggaggagaatgtCTGGAAATGGGTGGATGGAACTTTACCTGCTTTTAA GAGGTGGAAGCCTGGCCAGCCTGATAACTGGACCCATGGCCACGAAGAGGGCGAGGACTGCGCTGGTCTTATTCATAATGCCAACTGGAATGATTTCTACTGCACTGACCGTATCGGTTTCATCTGTGAACGTGTCTCTGATTGTCA TGAAAGTTCCAGTTTTATAGCATCCATAGAAGACATTGTGAGCTGCCTCTGGGAGAGCGGTGAAGAGGTTGAGGCTGAAGATGCGAGGATAATgaaggacaagaggaggagcTCTAGATGTCTAGAGGACTCTGAGAAAGCCAGCTCA GGGAAGGCGAAATCTGTTGTTGCCAAAACGCCAGCAATGCCTCTCTTCACGACAAACCCATTTGACCAAGATGTTG AGAAAGCAACCAGTGAGATGAACACAGCTGAGGACTGGGGCCTCATTCTGGACATATGTGATAAGATAGGGCAGTCACGCACTGG GCCTAAAGAATGTCTCCGCTCTATAATGAGAAGAGTGAACCACAAGGATCCCCATGTGGCCATGCAGGCACTGACT CTCCTTGGTGCTTGTGTCTCAAACTGTGGGAAGATATTTCACTTGGAGGTGTGCTCCAGAGAGTTTGCCAGTGAAGTCAGCAACGTCTTGAACAAG GGCCACCCTAAAGTGTGTGAGAAGCTCAAAGCCCTGATGGTGGAGTGGGCGGAGGACTTCCGCAACGATCCCCAACTCAGTCTGATCTCAGCTATGATCAAGAATCTACGCGAGCAGGGTGTCACTTTCCCCGCTGTAGGGTCCCAG GCTGCTGAGCAAGCGAAAGCAAGCCCTGCTTTGGTGGCAAAGGATCCCTCCAcctcaacaaacaaaaaagaagaagaagacttgGCCAAAG CTATTGAGCTGTCGCTGAAGGAGCAACGTCAGCAGCCGCAGACCACCCTGTCGAGCCTTTACCCAAGCACCTCCGGCCTGCTCTCCTCACACAAGTCCGACGGCAGGAAAGTCCGCGCCATCTACGACTTTGAGGCCGCTGAGGACAATGAGCTCACCTTCAAGTCAGGAGAAATCATCACCATCCTGGACGACAG tgacCCCAACTGGTGGAAAGGGGAAACATACCAGGGAGTGGGGTTGTTCCCCTCTAACTTTGTCACAGCTGACCTCACTGCAGAGCCTGAGATga TGAAGACGGAGAAGAAGACAGTACAGTTCAGTGAGGAGATCCAGGTGGAGACCATCGAACCAGAACAAGAGCCTGTATATATAGATGAG GACAAAATGGACCAGCTCCTGCAGATGATCCAGAGTGCAGATCCCACAGACAACCAGTCAGACAGCGTAGAGCTACTACAGCTGGAAG gTGCCTGTAATCAAATGGGCCCACTCATTGACCAGAAGTTGGAGGATATAGACAG GAAGCACTCGGAGCTGTCAGAGCTGAACGTGAAGGTGATGGAGGCGCTGTCATTGTATGCCAAGCTAATGAATGAAGATCCAGTTTACGCCATGTACGCCAAGCTGCAGAGCCAACAGTACTACATGCAGCAGCCTGCCAGCGCAGCACAACAG GTCTACCCTGGTCAGCCTGCATCCGGTTCATATGCCATGAGCGGCACTGCGGTGCAGGGTTACACTGTTCCCATGGAACAGCTTCCAGCTGGAACCCCCATACCTGGTCAGCCAGCTCCCAG TGACGTTCATATGTACATGGGCCAGCCGCCAGTCTACACCGCAGCTCCAGGCAGCATGGCCCCAGCAGACGTTCAGTCCTACCAGAACCCAGCCACCGTCTCTGGCCCCGCGCCAGGCACGACCCCCGCAGGCATGACGCAGACTCCAAACTACAGCACCCCCCCTGGCTCGAGCATAGCACCTTCCTCAGACGTCTCACAGGCCCCCTACTCGGAGAAAGCCTTGCTATAG